A stretch of Geobacter sp. DNA encodes these proteins:
- a CDS encoding NAD(P)-binding protein produces the protein MKILIIGAGPCGLGAAYYLDKLGHADWRILERSDHVGGLSASFQDSSGFTWDVGGHVLFSHYDYFDCAVEESLGDSYYEHLRESWVHILGTWVPYPFQNNIRHLPDEALQECLLGLRSLSGNPSLAANFREWMESVFGAGIVKYFMEPYNNKVWGMPLESMSREWIGERVSVVDLGRIERNIAEQRDDVSWGPNNRFRFPRHGGTGAIFEGIVRPFRDRIRFGSEVIGIDLDRKSVTCSDGSVHSYDLLINTSPLDLFVTRSRAVPDQVLDACRDLVHNSGLIVGLGFSGHRVDPKCWMYFPEDTSPFYRVTNFYNYSPYNVPGGDVGRFFSLMCETTYSQHKPVERSTIIDSTIDGLVNSGMIEPRQGKDIASSYLIDIPYSYPVPSLGRDRAIALINPFLESKGVYSRGRFGGWKYEVGNMDHSFMQGVEVVDLILSGTPEKTYPGGKA, from the coding sequence ATGAAAATCCTTATCATCGGTGCCGGGCCGTGTGGCCTTGGGGCGGCATACTATCTGGACAAGCTGGGCCATGCGGACTGGCGGATTCTTGAACGGAGCGACCATGTCGGCGGGCTTTCCGCCTCTTTTCAGGACAGCAGCGGGTTCACCTGGGATGTGGGGGGGCATGTCCTGTTCTCGCACTACGATTACTTCGACTGCGCGGTCGAGGAGTCGCTGGGGGATTCATATTACGAGCATCTGCGCGAGAGCTGGGTCCACATCCTCGGCACTTGGGTCCCGTACCCGTTCCAGAACAACATCCGGCACCTCCCGGATGAAGCTTTGCAGGAGTGCCTTCTGGGTCTGCGGTCGCTGTCCGGCAACCCCTCCTTAGCCGCAAATTTCCGGGAGTGGATGGAGTCTGTATTTGGCGCCGGGATAGTCAAGTATTTCATGGAGCCATACAACAATAAGGTTTGGGGGATGCCGCTCGAATCGATGAGCAGGGAGTGGATCGGTGAGCGGGTCAGTGTGGTGGACCTTGGCCGGATCGAACGGAACATTGCGGAGCAGCGCGACGATGTCAGCTGGGGGCCGAACAACCGGTTCCGGTTCCCACGGCACGGTGGCACCGGAGCGATCTTCGAGGGGATCGTGCGGCCTTTCAGGGACAGGATCCGCTTCGGTTCCGAGGTGATCGGGATCGATCTTGACCGGAAATCCGTGACCTGTTCGGACGGTTCGGTCCATTCCTATGACCTGCTGATCAATACCTCCCCGCTCGACCTGTTCGTTACAAGATCCCGTGCCGTCCCTGATCAGGTCCTGGACGCCTGCCGGGATCTTGTCCATAACAGCGGATTGATCGTCGGGCTCGGCTTTTCCGGACATCGGGTCGATCCGAAATGCTGGATGTATTTCCCCGAGGATACCTCTCCCTTCTACCGGGTCACCAACTTTTACAACTATTCTCCGTACAACGTTCCGGGTGGCGATGTCGGCAGATTCTTCTCCCTGATGTGCGAAACTACCTATTCTCAGCATAAGCCTGTGGAGCGTTCGACAATTATCGATTCGACCATCGATGGTCTGGTCAACTCGGGGATGATCGAACCCAGACAGGGAAAAGATATTGCCAGCAGCTATCTCATCGATATCCCGTATTCCTACCCGGTTCCATCATTGGGAAGGGACCGGGCCATCGCCCTTATAAACCCCTTCCTGGAGTCAAAGGGGGTGTATTCACGCGGGCGTTTCGGCGGGTGGAAATACGAGGTCGGGAACATGGACCATTCGTTCATGCAGGGGGTTGAGGTCGTCGACCTGATTCTGAGTGGAACTCCGGAGAAGACCTACCCAGGGGGGAAAGCATAG
- the pheS gene encoding phenylalanine--tRNA ligase subunit alpha, with amino-acid sequence MHAQLEELRGRALAELDGVVTEEALQAFRVKYLGKKGELTTVMKGVGALPPEERPRLGQVVNSIRDLLDERLEAAQIEIRNRVTAERLQSERLDVSLPGRQYPRGTKHPVTLVIEEVSEIFAGLGFQVAEGPEVELDYYNFEALNFPKDHPARDMQDTFFVENNLLLRTHTSPVQIRTMLKHAPPVRVIAPGTVYRCDSDATHSPMFHQIEGFMVDKRITFADLKGILTIFVTQYFGKGIGVRLRPSFFPFTEPSAEVDIACVICKGKGCRVCKQSGWLEILGAGMVDPEVFRHVQYDPESVTGFAFGMGIERIAMLKYGISDMRLLFENDLRFLRQF; translated from the coding sequence ATGCACGCACAACTGGAAGAACTACGCGGCCGAGCGCTTGCGGAACTCGATGGAGTCGTGACCGAAGAGGCGCTGCAGGCCTTTCGGGTCAAGTACCTGGGGAAAAAGGGGGAGTTGACCACCGTCATGAAAGGTGTTGGTGCACTCCCCCCGGAGGAGCGCCCCCGTCTTGGACAGGTGGTAAACAGCATCAGGGACCTTCTTGATGAACGGCTGGAAGCGGCCCAGATAGAAATCCGCAACAGGGTCACTGCTGAGCGATTGCAGAGCGAGCGTCTCGATGTCAGCCTGCCGGGACGTCAATACCCCCGTGGCACCAAGCATCCTGTGACGCTGGTTATCGAAGAGGTCAGCGAGATATTTGCCGGTCTCGGCTTCCAGGTGGCCGAGGGTCCGGAGGTCGAACTCGACTACTACAATTTCGAGGCACTCAATTTCCCCAAGGACCATCCTGCCCGCGACATGCAGGACACCTTCTTCGTCGAGAACAACCTGCTGCTCAGGACCCACACCTCTCCGGTCCAGATCCGTACCATGCTCAAACATGCACCGCCGGTGCGGGTCATAGCCCCCGGCACGGTCTACCGCTGCGATTCCGATGCCACCCATTCTCCCATGTTCCACCAGATTGAGGGGTTCATGGTCGACAAACGGATCACCTTTGCCGATCTGAAAGGGATTCTGACCATTTTTGTCACCCAGTATTTCGGCAAGGGGATTGGCGTGCGTCTGCGCCCCAGCTTTTTCCCGTTTACCGAACCCTCTGCCGAAGTGGATATTGCCTGCGTCATCTGCAAGGGGAAGGGGTGCAGGGTCTGCAAGCAGTCGGGTTGGCTCGAAATCCTTGGTGCCGGCATGGTCGACCCGGAGGTCTTCCGTCACGTCCAGTACGATCCCGAGTCGGTAACCGGTTTTGCCTTTGGCATGGGGATCGAACGGATAGCGATGCTTAAATACGGCATCAGCGACATGCGTCTCTTGTTCGAAAACGACCTCCGTTTCCTGCGGCAATTCTGA
- a CDS encoding translation initiation factor IF-3, which produces MAKPTVNVNQAIRAREVRVIGPESEQIGILSLSEALALAAERELDLVEVSPTAVPPVCRIMDFGKFKYQQSKKLQEAKKKQVHVQLKEVKLRPKTDDHDLQFKVKHVKRFLEEGNKAKITMVFRGREITHTNIGQSILDRIAEELQDVAIIEVRPKMEGRSLFMIVAPKKIG; this is translated from the coding sequence ATAGCTAAACCGACCGTAAACGTGAATCAGGCCATACGGGCCAGAGAGGTCAGGGTCATTGGCCCTGAAAGCGAGCAGATCGGGATTCTCTCTCTATCCGAGGCCCTGGCGCTGGCAGCCGAACGTGAACTTGACCTGGTGGAAGTTTCCCCCACGGCTGTTCCGCCGGTGTGCCGGATAATGGATTTTGGCAAGTTCAAGTACCAGCAGAGCAAGAAACTGCAAGAGGCCAAGAAGAAACAGGTCCATGTGCAGCTCAAGGAAGTAAAACTCCGCCCCAAGACTGACGATCACGATCTGCAGTTCAAGGTCAAGCACGTGAAGCGTTTCCTGGAAGAGGGGAACAAGGCCAAGATCACGATGGTCTTCCGTGGGCGTGAGATAACCCATACGAATATCGGGCAGAGCATCCTGGACCGCATAGCCGAAGAGCTTCAGGATGTGGCCATAATTGAAGTCAGGCCGAAAATGGAGGGTCGCAGTCTTTTCATGATTGTGGCTCCGAAAAAAATAGGATAA
- the rplT gene encoding 50S ribosomal protein L20 translates to MPRAKRGFKARQRRNKVLKLAKGYRGARSKLFRSATEAVDRALNYAFRDRRVKKRDFRALWITRINAAARTNGLSYSRLIHGLKLANVGIDRKVLADLAVTDPRGFTEIANVAKANN, encoded by the coding sequence ATGCCAAGGGCAAAACGAGGATTTAAAGCGAGACAGCGCAGGAACAAGGTGTTGAAGCTTGCCAAGGGGTACCGCGGCGCACGGAGTAAATTGTTTCGGAGCGCCACGGAGGCGGTGGACCGAGCGTTAAACTACGCTTTCAGGGATCGCCGGGTTAAGAAGCGCGATTTCAGGGCTCTCTGGATCACGCGCATCAACGCGGCCGCCCGTACGAACGGACTTTCCTATAGCAGGTTGATCCACGGGCTCAAGTTGGCCAACGTGGGGATCGATCGGAAGGTTCTGGCCGATCTGGCGGTTACCGACCCCCGCGGGTTCACCGAGATCGCCAACGTGGCCAAAGCCAATAACTAA
- a CDS encoding glycosyltransferase — translation MISICGEVKTMSGKTAVLYATCYLDVSGVTKINFDILKNLKQAGFDIHVCVTDDDSHLINNWDLFFHLYIKKPFKLRRSTGPLFDVFCDYLDKNNISCIYNTHSLWLYEQSGMLKKRFPHLKIVDSLHVLEPYCFRGGYPDISANRHIHQNIDRSILISEDLKKHIINNYDVDLAKLCVVRNGIDTDKFRQQECYKDKFKQELGLNRDDKLIGFVGRLTHQKRPLLFLETALSIAKSEKNSYFYMIGDGELCSSVTAFIAGNKLQRRVFHFGQRNDIDFVFNSTDILMQPSAYEGAPLTILEALATGVTVVSSDVGAIREYVGQCSVLVPRTSEAIESELFFAEVLAKLDSPADPEHGCRYVRENYDLKITSQQYQQILLDVLSG, via the coding sequence ATGATTTCTATTTGTGGAGAAGTCAAAACCATGTCAGGTAAGACAGCTGTTCTTTATGCCACTTGTTATCTGGACGTAAGTGGTGTCACAAAAATCAATTTTGATATTTTGAAAAATCTCAAGCAAGCCGGTTTCGATATTCATGTATGTGTAACAGACGACGACAGTCACCTGATTAACAATTGGGATCTTTTCTTTCATCTGTATATCAAGAAACCTTTTAAATTGAGAAGGTCAACGGGTCCCCTGTTTGATGTCTTTTGTGATTACTTAGATAAAAACAATATTTCATGCATATACAATACGCATTCGCTGTGGCTCTATGAGCAGAGCGGAATGTTGAAGAAAAGATTCCCTCATCTGAAAATCGTGGACTCCCTGCATGTTCTGGAACCTTACTGTTTCAGGGGAGGGTATCCGGACATCAGCGCCAACAGGCATATTCACCAGAATATCGACCGGTCAATTCTGATCTCTGAAGATTTGAAAAAGCACATAATCAATAATTACGATGTTGATCTTGCAAAACTATGCGTTGTAAGAAATGGTATCGACACTGATAAATTCAGGCAGCAGGAATGCTATAAAGACAAGTTTAAGCAAGAACTTGGATTGAATCGAGATGATAAGCTGATTGGGTTTGTTGGAAGGTTGACCCATCAGAAACGCCCGCTTCTTTTCCTTGAGACAGCCTTGAGCATAGCCAAATCCGAAAAAAACTCCTATTTTTATATGATTGGCGATGGTGAACTGTGCAGCAGTGTTACTGCATTCATAGCAGGCAATAAATTGCAGCGACGGGTTTTTCATTTCGGGCAGAGAAACGATATCGATTTTGTATTCAACTCCACCGATATCCTCATGCAGCCATCCGCATATGAAGGTGCTCCTTTGACTATTCTAGAAGCGTTGGCAACAGGGGTAACAGTGGTGTCTTCGGACGTAGGCGCAATTCGCGAATATGTCGGTCAGTGCAGCGTATTGGTGCCGCGAACAAGTGAAGCGATCGAGTCAGAGCTGTTTTTCGCTGAAGTGCTTGCAAAGCTTGATTCTCCTGCTGACCCGGAACATGGATGCAGGTATGTGCGCGAAAACTATGATCTCAAAATTACCAGTCAACAATATCAGCAGATACTTTTGGATGTTCTTTCAGGTTGA
- the thrS gene encoding threonine--tRNA ligase, which translates to MPLSVKGLLMELSITLPDGSTRTLPAGATVRSLAASIGAGLAKAAIAGKLNGELVDVTAPLVDGAQVEIVTDKSPEALEIIRHSTSHLMAQAVKELFPQAKVTIGPAIETGFYYDFDVEQPFTPEDLEKIENRMRELAKADIPVQREVLSKDDAIKLFSDMGEGYKVEIISALDAETVSLYRQGGFVDLCRGPHVPSTSFCRAFKITSLAGAYWRGDEKNRMLQRVYGTAFADKKELDAYLARIEEAKRRDHRKLGRELDLFSFSDEVGAGFAIWHPKGAMLRTILEDFERKEHLKRGYDIVVGPQILKTELWQRSGHYENYRENMYFTEVDEQGFGIKPMNCLAHMMIYKSQLRSYRDLPLRFFELGTVHRHERAGVLHGLLRVRCFTQDDAHLLCTPDQLDTEIKGVISFVNDVMAIFGFEYEMELSTRPEKSIGSDEDWERATNALLGALKDSGRPFEINEGDGAFYGPKIDIKLRDCLDRRWQCATIQCDFTLPERFDLTYVDANGERKRPVMVHRVILGSIERFIGVLIEHFAGNFPVWISPVQAIVLTVTDNQQEYAKQVYETLRKAGVRVQKDFRNEKLGFKIREAQLQKVPYMLVIGDREVETKTIAPRFRDGSNLETMSAEAFAEYIAREVASFH; encoded by the coding sequence ATGCCTCTTTCTGTTAAGGGGCTGCTGATGGAACTATCGATAACGCTTCCGGACGGTTCGACCAGGACACTGCCAGCAGGTGCAACGGTGCGCTCTCTTGCCGCTTCCATTGGCGCAGGCCTCGCAAAGGCGGCCATTGCGGGGAAGCTGAATGGCGAGCTGGTTGATGTGACAGCACCCCTTGTCGATGGTGCGCAGGTGGAGATCGTTACGGACAAGAGCCCCGAGGCGCTGGAAATCATACGCCATTCCACGTCACACCTGATGGCACAGGCGGTCAAGGAGCTCTTCCCGCAAGCCAAGGTGACCATTGGTCCGGCAATCGAGACAGGCTTCTATTACGATTTCGATGTTGAGCAGCCATTTACTCCGGAAGACCTGGAGAAGATCGAAAACCGGATGCGGGAACTGGCCAAGGCAGATATTCCAGTGCAGCGCGAAGTGCTGTCCAAGGATGATGCCATAAAGCTCTTTTCCGACATGGGGGAAGGGTACAAGGTGGAGATCATCTCCGCGCTAGACGCCGAGACGGTTTCTCTGTACCGCCAGGGTGGCTTCGTCGATCTCTGTCGCGGTCCGCATGTTCCGTCCACCTCGTTCTGTCGGGCATTCAAGATAACATCCCTTGCCGGGGCTTACTGGCGAGGCGACGAGAAGAACCGGATGCTGCAGCGGGTCTATGGGACCGCCTTTGCGGACAAGAAGGAACTCGATGCCTATCTTGCCCGTATCGAAGAAGCAAAGCGTCGCGACCACCGTAAACTCGGCAGGGAGCTGGACCTCTTTTCGTTTTCCGACGAGGTGGGAGCCGGATTTGCCATCTGGCACCCGAAGGGTGCCATGCTTCGCACCATTCTGGAAGACTTCGAGCGGAAGGAGCATCTGAAGCGGGGTTACGATATCGTAGTCGGTCCGCAGATCCTCAAGACCGAACTCTGGCAAAGATCCGGCCACTACGAGAATTATCGCGAAAACATGTATTTCACCGAGGTCGACGAGCAGGGGTTCGGTATCAAGCCGATGAACTGCCTGGCGCATATGATGATCTACAAATCGCAGCTGCGGAGTTATCGCGATCTGCCCCTCCGTTTCTTCGAACTCGGCACGGTTCATCGCCACGAGAGGGCCGGCGTACTGCACGGGTTGTTGCGTGTCCGCTGTTTTACCCAGGACGATGCGCACCTCCTTTGCACCCCTGATCAGCTCGATACGGAAATAAAGGGGGTCATCTCCTTTGTTAATGACGTGATGGCCATCTTCGGTTTTGAGTACGAGATGGAGCTCTCCACACGGCCGGAAAAATCCATCGGCTCGGACGAGGACTGGGAGCGGGCTACCAATGCCCTGCTCGGCGCGTTGAAGGACAGTGGTCGCCCCTTTGAAATCAATGAGGGAGATGGCGCATTCTACGGTCCCAAGATCGACATCAAGTTGCGCGATTGTCTTGACAGAAGGTGGCAGTGTGCTACAATCCAGTGCGATTTTACGCTGCCTGAGCGGTTTGACCTGACCTATGTTGACGCAAACGGCGAGCGGAAGCGGCCTGTCATGGTGCACCGGGTTATTCTGGGCTCCATTGAGCGGTTCATCGGGGTTCTCATTGAGCATTTTGCCGGGAATTTCCCTGTCTGGATCTCGCCGGTTCAGGCCATTGTTCTGACCGTGACCGACAACCAGCAGGAATACGCCAAGCAGGTGTACGAAACCCTTCGCAAAGCCGGGGTTCGTGTCCAGAAGGATTTCCGCAACGAGAAGCTCGGGTTCAAGATCAGGGAAGCCCAGCTGCAGAAGGTTCCTTACATGCTGGTCATCGGAGACCGCGAGGTGGAGACCAAGACGATCGCTCCCCGTTTCCGCGATGGCAGCAACCTCGAAACGATGTCTGCAGAAGCATTTGCCGAATATATTGCCAGGGAAGTGGCTAGTTTTCATTAG
- the rpmI gene encoding 50S ribosomal protein L35 has protein sequence MPKIKTNRGAAKRFKKTGTGKIKRSHAFTSHILTSKTRKNKRNLRKGAIVEAVDHKNIARLIPYM, from the coding sequence ATGCCGAAAATCAAGACCAACAGGGGGGCTGCAAAGCGCTTCAAGAAGACCGGTACCGGTAAGATCAAGCGCAGCCATGCCTTTACCAGTCACATCCTGACCAGCAAGACCCGCAAGAATAAGCGCAATCTCCGTAAAGGTGCCATTGTGGAGGCCGTTGACCACAAGAACATCGCCAGGCTTATTCCGTACATGTAA
- a CDS encoding glycosyltransferase family 9 protein has product MKSLDRIAGTLLVRVLPAPASAPVPASPTSFLLIRPGGIGDAVHLVPAVRAIRKAFPLVAVDILAERRNAAIFALSEGVRRVIRYDVPAEFLSLFWEKYDLVIDSEQWHHLSAVVARLVQARYRIGFNTNERSRLFNCSIPYSHEDYEVDSFLGLLGPLDIPVSEITELPWLVVPPDASSQADSLLAPLQGKRFVVIFPGASIPERRWGEDRYRIVAGMLASEGISTVVVGGVADATDGEEIIRGLQGMNVAGKCSLAETAAVIERSAVLVSGDSGILHIGVALGKPTVSLFGPGIAAKWAPRGAGHIVLNRNLDCSPCTKFGTTPPCQDGVRCMAEITAQEVVAAAERLIFPAEAVTG; this is encoded by the coding sequence ATGAAGAGCCTGGACCGGATCGCCGGCACCCTGCTCGTGCGGGTGCTCCCTGCTCCGGCTTCGGCACCGGTCCCGGCGTCTCCGACCTCTTTCCTGCTGATCCGGCCGGGCGGCATAGGTGATGCGGTCCATCTGGTCCCGGCAGTCCGGGCGATCCGCAAGGCGTTTCCCTTGGTTGCCGTCGATATACTCGCGGAAAGGCGCAATGCGGCGATATTCGCCCTTTCCGAGGGGGTGCGCCGGGTAATCCGTTATGACGTGCCGGCAGAGTTCCTCTCTCTATTCTGGGAAAAATACGATCTGGTTATCGACTCCGAACAGTGGCACCATCTGTCTGCCGTGGTCGCCAGGCTAGTGCAGGCACGATACCGTATAGGTTTCAACACGAACGAACGAAGCCGCTTATTTAACTGTTCGATTCCGTATTCCCACGAAGACTACGAGGTTGATAGCTTCCTCGGCCTTCTTGGACCGCTCGACATTCCAGTAAGTGAAATAACCGAACTTCCGTGGTTGGTTGTCCCACCTGATGCGTCATCGCAAGCGGATTCATTGCTTGCACCTTTGCAGGGAAAACGGTTTGTGGTGATATTTCCTGGGGCAAGTATACCGGAGCGCAGATGGGGGGAGGATCGCTACCGCATCGTAGCCGGAATGCTTGCCTCTGAAGGTATCTCTACTGTTGTCGTTGGAGGTGTAGCTGATGCCACAGATGGCGAGGAGATTATTCGCGGCCTGCAGGGCATGAACGTGGCGGGAAAGTGCTCACTTGCTGAGACTGCAGCCGTAATCGAGCGCTCCGCAGTCCTGGTGAGCGGTGATTCCGGCATCCTCCACATTGGTGTTGCTCTCGGCAAGCCGACGGTGTCCCTCTTTGGGCCGGGGATTGCGGCGAAGTGGGCACCTCGGGGGGCAGGGCATATTGTCCTCAACAGGAACCTTGATTGCTCTCCGTGCACCAAATTCGGCACGACACCACCTTGTCAAGATGGTGTCCGCTGTATGGCCGAGATAACGGCGCAGGAGGTGGTGGCCGCGGCAGAACGCCTGATATTCCCTGCGGAAGCTGTCACAGGCTGA